From Luteococcus japonicus, one genomic window encodes:
- a CDS encoding DUF488 domain-containing protein, protein MRQGFRDEEQPDGLRVLVDRVWPRGISKDRAALDLWARDLAPSDGLRRWFHEERGTRHDEFVRRYREQLDGADHDGLPAQLREHEEVLLLTGNKDVGNSHVPVLQEWLRELYPTSGRSSA, encoded by the coding sequence ATGCGGCAAGGATTCCGCGACGAGGAACAGCCTGACGGTCTGCGGGTGCTCGTGGACCGTGTGTGGCCGCGCGGCATCAGCAAGGACCGGGCCGCGCTGGACCTGTGGGCCAGGGACCTGGCCCCCTCCGACGGGCTGCGTCGCTGGTTCCATGAGGAGCGCGGGACGCGCCACGACGAGTTCGTCCGTCGCTATCGTGAGCAGCTCGACGGGGCCGACCACGACGGGCTGCCCGCCCAGTTGCGAGAGCACGAGGAGGTCCTGCTCCTCACCGGGAACAAGGACGTCGGGAACTCCCACGTCCCCGTGCTCCAGGAGTGGCTGCGCGAGCTCTACCCAACATCTGGACGAAGCTCTGCCTGA
- a CDS encoding MFS transporter, which yields MTKIHAHTLVEAAPRVSRATYRRAALTGGVIGNYVDQVNIFLPALALAPAMKTLAGPSAASSGTAIVVMAMLLGRPVGATVFGRIADRAGRTRTTAVAIAGTAACTLLIAALPTHRVLGGATFALLVALRFVGGMFIAGEYSAAVPLAMEWSAPRHRGLFSGLIMAMAPCAQATIAFVTAGMLMALGPESYAAWGWRLPFVAGGLASCAMFVFYRRHVADATRAVRPGIDEAGTRGSLREVVLGPWRGAFWRMFCLMSGLWLMTQMVVLLLGQRLVSDAGLSAGRASVVMGFASVGQALVMALTGHLSTLVGRRRYFLFATTIAAVGGSAAWLWMMGTGPGLVGLIVGAVLAQVLTVTAYGPVGAYLSEAFPAHVRSTGYGTAYSASIVLPALYPYWLPWLAGGTSRNAAVVLVLIAGSALVSLGAALGPRLAPAEIEQVAV from the coding sequence ATGACGAAGATCCATGCCCACACGCTCGTCGAAGCGGCCCCGCGGGTGAGCCGGGCGACGTATCGCCGCGCCGCCCTCACCGGCGGCGTGATCGGGAACTACGTGGACCAGGTCAACATCTTCCTGCCGGCGCTGGCCCTGGCCCCGGCCATGAAGACCCTTGCGGGGCCCAGCGCCGCGTCCTCCGGCACGGCCATCGTCGTGATGGCGATGCTGCTGGGCCGCCCGGTGGGCGCGACGGTCTTCGGACGGATCGCGGACCGGGCCGGACGCACCCGCACGACGGCCGTCGCCATCGCCGGCACCGCGGCCTGCACGCTGTTGATCGCGGCGCTGCCCACGCACCGGGTGCTGGGCGGCGCCACCTTCGCGCTGTTGGTGGCGCTGCGTTTCGTCGGGGGCATGTTCATTGCCGGGGAGTACTCGGCGGCGGTGCCGTTGGCCATGGAGTGGAGCGCGCCGCGCCACAGGGGGCTGTTCAGTGGATTGATCATGGCGATGGCACCCTGTGCGCAGGCGACGATCGCCTTCGTCACGGCAGGCATGCTGATGGCCCTGGGGCCGGAGTCCTATGCGGCCTGGGGATGGCGCCTTCCCTTCGTTGCGGGCGGGCTGGCCTCCTGCGCCATGTTCGTCTTCTACCGGCGACACGTGGCCGATGCCACCCGGGCCGTGCGGCCGGGAATCGACGAGGCAGGTACCCGTGGCAGCCTGCGCGAGGTGGTGCTGGGGCCGTGGCGGGGCGCCTTCTGGCGGATGTTCTGCCTGATGAGCGGGTTGTGGTTGATGACCCAGATGGTGGTGCTGCTGCTCGGGCAACGCCTGGTCAGCGACGCCGGGCTCTCGGCGGGCCGGGCCTCCGTGGTGATGGGCTTCGCGTCGGTGGGACAGGCGCTGGTGATGGCGCTCACCGGGCACCTGTCGACCCTGGTCGGCCGGCGACGCTACTTCCTCTTCGCGACGACGATCGCCGCCGTCGGCGGCTCCGCGGCCTGGTTGTGGATGATGGGCACGGGGCCGGGGCTGGTGGGGCTCATCGTCGGCGCGGTGCTGGCGCAGGTGCTCACCGTCACCGCCTACGGGCCGGTCGGCGCCTACCTGAGCGAGGCCTTTCCCGCCCACGTGCGCTCCACCGGGTACGGCACCGCATATTCCGCGTCGATCGTGTTGCCGGCCCTCTATCCCTACTGGCTTCCGTGGCTGGCCGGTGGGACCAGCCGCAATGCCGCCGTGGTGCTGGTGCTCATCGCGGGCTCTGCGCTGGTGTCGCTCGGGGCCGCGCTGGGACCCCGGTTGGCGCCGGCCGAGATCGAGCAGGTGGCGGTGTGA
- a CDS encoding COX15/CtaA family protein, producing the protein MSTATPTIGLDERSAAGARDFPAVRLLLKLAAVFGVLTVVTGSVNSATGSGFACPTWPGCYPGHFGPEAEVHDIIEFGHRLIAASTGFILLGAAIAAFRLPRRFTMARVLPWFSVVGAILSAVLGRMVVLNGGIPMPLAMIDLLGALTVLMAATLAYMSMHRGAPRWQWTPLSRLAAGIMASIVVLHLLGIVVSGKGSFTAVVGWPMWRLVSQDGAIWLQVLRMALAAGIVVSMALLTRRSWHLPTVRPVMITMLALCAVEFVLGQVLAVEGVDMWWAAGHCAAACLMLLCISVVSGRTALDGL; encoded by the coding sequence ATGTCCACAGCCACCCCCACCATCGGTCTCGACGAACGCTCCGCCGCGGGCGCGCGGGACTTCCCCGCCGTGCGGCTGCTGCTGAAGCTCGCAGCCGTCTTCGGCGTGCTCACCGTCGTGACCGGCAGCGTGAACTCCGCCACCGGCTCCGGCTTTGCCTGCCCCACCTGGCCCGGCTGCTATCCCGGCCACTTCGGCCCCGAGGCCGAGGTGCACGACATCATCGAGTTCGGGCACCGGCTGATCGCTGCCAGCACCGGCTTCATCCTGTTGGGTGCCGCCATCGCCGCCTTCCGGCTGCCCCGACGCTTCACCATGGCCCGTGTGTTGCCCTGGTTCAGCGTCGTCGGCGCCATCCTGTCCGCCGTGCTGGGCCGGATGGTGGTGCTCAATGGAGGCATCCCGATGCCGCTGGCCATGATCGACCTACTGGGTGCCCTCACGGTCCTGATGGCTGCGACGTTGGCCTACATGTCCATGCACCGGGGCGCCCCGCGTTGGCAGTGGACGCCGCTGTCCCGGCTGGCCGCCGGCATCATGGCCTCCATCGTCGTGCTCCACCTGCTGGGGATCGTGGTCTCCGGCAAGGGCTCCTTCACCGCCGTCGTCGGCTGGCCGATGTGGCGTCTGGTCAGCCAGGACGGGGCCATCTGGCTGCAGGTGCTGCGCATGGCGCTGGCCGCCGGCATCGTCGTCTCCATGGCGCTGCTGACCCGCCGCAGCTGGCACCTTCCCACCGTTCGCCCCGTGATGATCACCATGCTGGCGCTGTGCGCCGTCGAGTTCGTGCTCGGCCAGGTGCTGGCCGTCGAGGGCGTCGACATGTGGTGGGCGGCCGGGCACTGCGCCGCCGCCTGCCTGATGCTGCTGTGCATCTCCGTCGTGAGCGGCCGCACCGCCCTCGACGGCCTCTGA
- a CDS encoding CoA transferase translates to MPRILLADLNSAERAVGEALAAVLHASRTGRGSLREVALSDLAQMMGDPVRHGLTTPDGILGGSLPGYGIYRASDGYVALAALEPHFWERTRAELGVEGSREELETLFAARSVADWEAWAGERDIPLARVR, encoded by the coding sequence ATGCCCAGGATCCTGCTGGCGGACCTGAACAGCGCGGAACGGGCCGTCGGGGAGGCACTCGCCGCCGTGCTGCACGCGAGCCGGACGGGGCGGGGAAGCCTGCGGGAGGTGGCGCTGAGTGATCTCGCCCAGATGATGGGTGACCCGGTCCGCCACGGCCTGACCACCCCCGACGGGATCCTTGGCGGATCCCTGCCCGGCTACGGGATCTACCGGGCCTCCGACGGCTACGTGGCCCTGGCCGCGCTGGAGCCGCACTTCTGGGAGCGGACCCGCGCCGAGCTGGGCGTCGAGGGGAGCCGGGAGGAGCTGGAGACCCTCTTCGCAGCCCGGAGCGTGGCGGACTGGGAGGCGTGGGCGGGGGAGCGGGACATCCCGCTGGCCCGCGTCCGATAG
- a CDS encoding monovalent cation/H+ antiporter complex subunit F — MMSIIHWATGIMLAAAALLALARMVAGPTVLNRALANDVLVAVIVCALGLEAVITKDTSTLPILITVSLLGFVSTVAISRFVAKDADEQVAP; from the coding sequence ATGATGAGCATCATCCACTGGGCCACCGGCATCATGCTGGCCGCCGCAGCACTGCTGGCACTCGCGCGGATGGTGGCGGGTCCCACCGTCCTGAACCGGGCGCTGGCCAATGACGTGCTGGTGGCCGTGATCGTGTGCGCGCTGGGGCTGGAGGCCGTCATCACCAAGGACACCTCCACCCTGCCGATCCTGATCACCGTCTCCCTGCTGGGCTTCGTGTCCACCGTCGCCATCTCCCGGTTCGTGGCCAAGGACGCCGATGAGCAGGTGGCGCCGTGA
- a CDS encoding thiamine phosphate synthase, with the protein MTDWRMYLVTSGNDRRTVEVAAAAARGGAGVVQVRHKQGGDRELLALVTAVAAAVERANPDTRVVVDDATDVAWAARRAGAAVHGVHLGQDDLPVEAARQILGPDALVGLTTGTLELVQRAQQQAGVVDYLGAGPFRPTPTKDSGRAPLGVEGYRPLVQASRIPVLAIGDVTPADVEALAGTGIAGVCMVRHVMQAADPEALVRGVLAGYERGRLAAQT; encoded by the coding sequence ATGACCGACTGGCGGATGTACCTGGTGACTTCTGGAAATGACCGGCGCACCGTCGAGGTGGCCGCGGCTGCCGCGCGGGGTGGCGCCGGCGTGGTGCAGGTGCGGCACAAGCAGGGTGGTGACCGGGAGCTGCTGGCCCTGGTGACGGCCGTGGCAGCCGCTGTGGAGCGAGCCAATCCGGACACCCGCGTCGTGGTGGACGATGCAACCGATGTTGCCTGGGCGGCCCGCCGGGCCGGGGCCGCCGTGCACGGCGTGCACCTGGGGCAGGACGACCTGCCCGTCGAGGCGGCCCGTCAGATTCTCGGCCCCGACGCACTGGTCGGTCTCACGACTGGGACACTGGAGCTGGTGCAGCGCGCGCAGCAGCAGGCGGGCGTCGTCGACTACCTGGGTGCCGGGCCCTTCCGCCCCACCCCGACAAAGGACTCGGGACGTGCGCCACTGGGCGTCGAGGGATACCGGCCGCTGGTGCAGGCATCACGCATACCGGTCCTGGCCATCGGCGACGTCACGCCCGCTGACGTCGAGGCCCTTGCCGGGACGGGCATCGCCGGCGTGTGCATGGTGCGTCACGTGATGCAGGCGGCAGATCCCGAGGCCCTGGTGCGCGGCGTCCTGGCTGGCTACGAGCGTGGTCGGCTTGCCGCCCAGACCTAG
- a CDS encoding SIMPL domain-containing protein: MLITVEGRHSVELPAELGTLHLEVHCTDEDRARAMQAAQRSATRLVDELMGQAPVERHDVEAPRTWTEQRFDAQGQPAGIVHHAGIMMQVVFRDAVALSEFSARWGEQPDVQLGHVAWDLTEQTRRRHEDETLAAAITDARRRAAVMAAAAGAGEPTLVELSDPGLLGVGAAVHARLEA; encoded by the coding sequence ATGCTGATCACCGTCGAAGGCCGCCACAGCGTCGAACTGCCCGCCGAACTGGGCACCCTGCACCTTGAGGTGCACTGCACCGACGAGGACCGCGCCCGCGCCATGCAGGCGGCCCAGCGCAGCGCCACGCGCCTGGTGGACGAACTGATGGGACAGGCCCCGGTGGAGCGTCATGACGTCGAGGCCCCGCGCACCTGGACCGAGCAGCGCTTCGACGCACAGGGCCAGCCCGCCGGGATCGTGCACCACGCCGGGATCATGATGCAGGTGGTCTTCCGCGATGCCGTCGCCCTGTCCGAGTTCTCGGCCCGCTGGGGCGAACAGCCCGACGTGCAGCTGGGGCACGTCGCCTGGGACCTCACCGAACAGACGCGTCGACGCCACGAGGACGAGACGCTCGCCGCCGCCATCACCGACGCCCGCCGCCGAGCCGCCGTGATGGCAGCTGCAGCCGGAGCCGGCGAGCCCACACTGGTGGAACTGTCCGACCCCGGTCTGCTGGGTGTCGGCGCCGCCGTCCACGCGCGTCTCGAGGCGTGA
- the mnhG gene encoding monovalent cation/H(+) antiporter subunit G: MNVALDLAASLLMLAGAFLCLCASIGLVRFGDLLSRMHAATKPQVLGVVLVMLGVGLGLRSGFDIGMLVLVAFFQLVTTPVASHMMSRAALRTGRGGRPVDHRRES, encoded by the coding sequence GTGAACGTCGCGCTGGACTTGGCCGCCAGCCTGCTGATGCTGGCGGGCGCCTTCCTGTGCCTGTGCGCGTCCATCGGCCTGGTGCGCTTCGGTGACCTGCTGAGCCGGATGCACGCTGCCACCAAGCCGCAGGTGCTGGGCGTGGTGCTGGTGATGCTGGGCGTCGGGCTGGGGCTGCGCTCCGGCTTCGACATCGGGATGCTGGTGCTGGTGGCCTTCTTCCAGCTGGTCACGACGCCGGTGGCCTCGCACATGATGAGCCGCGCCGCGCTGCGCACCGGCCGCGGCGGGCGCCCCGTGGACCACCGTCGCGAGTCCTGA
- the ilvD gene encoding dihydroxy-acid dehydratase — translation MPALRSRTTTHGRNMAGARALWRATGMTNEDFGKPIVAIANSFTQFVPGHVHLKDMGQLVAGAVAEAGGVGREFNTIAVDDGIAMGHSGMLYSLPSREVIADSVEFMVNAHQADALVCISNCDKITPGMLLAALRLNIPTVFVSGGPMEAGKATIKDDGTVTRLDLIDAMIKSVDDTVSDEDIVTIEENACPTCGSCSGMFTANSMNCLTEALGLSLPGNGSTLATAAARKELFLDAGRLVVDLCKQYYEGDDSSVLPRSIATKPAFANAMRLDIAMGGSTNTILHLLAAAQEAGVDFDQDDIDALSRVTPCLVKVAPNTNKFYMEDVHRAGGIPAILGELRRGGMFDEDVRAVHSASVEQWLGDWDIRSGKATGKALELFHAAPGGVRTTEAFSSTNRWESLDTDAENGCIHSVEHAYTTEGGLAVLKGNLAPDGCIVKTAGVPEHQWQFSGPAKVAESQDEAVEMILGGKIVEGDVVVVRYEGPKGGPGMQEMLYPTSYLKGVGLGPKCALITDGRFSGGSSGLSVGHVSPEAASGGAIGLVRDGDIISFDIPNRSVTVEVSDAELASRRQEQDQAGWQPKDRDRQVSAALKIFAKFAQSADKGAARKVD, via the coding sequence ATGCCAGCACTTCGTTCCCGCACCACCACCCACGGCCGCAACATGGCCGGAGCACGCGCCCTGTGGCGCGCCACCGGCATGACCAATGAGGACTTCGGCAAGCCGATCGTCGCCATCGCGAACTCCTTCACCCAGTTCGTGCCCGGTCACGTGCACCTCAAGGACATGGGTCAGCTGGTGGCCGGCGCCGTAGCCGAGGCCGGTGGCGTCGGCCGCGAGTTCAACACCATCGCCGTCGACGACGGCATCGCCATGGGTCACTCCGGCATGCTCTACAGCCTGCCCAGCCGTGAGGTGATCGCGGACAGCGTCGAGTTCATGGTCAATGCCCACCAGGCCGACGCGCTGGTCTGCATCAGCAACTGCGACAAGATCACTCCCGGAATGCTGCTCGCGGCGCTGCGGTTGAACATCCCGACGGTCTTCGTCTCCGGCGGGCCGATGGAGGCCGGGAAGGCGACGATCAAGGATGACGGCACCGTCACCCGGCTGGACCTGATCGACGCCATGATCAAGTCCGTCGACGACACCGTCAGCGACGAGGACATCGTCACCATCGAGGAGAATGCCTGCCCCACCTGTGGTTCCTGCTCGGGCATGTTCACCGCCAACTCGATGAACTGCCTCACCGAGGCGCTGGGTCTCTCGCTGCCCGGCAATGGTTCGACGTTGGCCACCGCCGCCGCCCGCAAGGAACTCTTCCTGGACGCAGGCCGCCTGGTGGTGGACCTGTGCAAGCAGTACTACGAGGGCGACGACAGCTCCGTGCTGCCGCGCTCGATCGCCACCAAGCCCGCCTTCGCCAATGCCATGCGCCTGGACATCGCCATGGGCGGTTCCACCAACACGATCCTGCACCTGCTGGCCGCGGCGCAGGAGGCCGGCGTCGACTTCGACCAGGACGACATCGATGCCCTGAGCCGGGTCACCCCGTGCCTGGTGAAGGTGGCCCCGAACACCAACAAGTTCTACATGGAGGACGTGCACCGGGCCGGCGGCATCCCCGCCATCCTGGGCGAGCTGCGCCGCGGTGGGATGTTCGACGAGGACGTCCGCGCCGTGCATTCGGCCAGCGTGGAGCAGTGGCTGGGTGACTGGGACATCCGTTCCGGCAAGGCGACCGGCAAGGCCCTGGAGCTCTTCCATGCGGCGCCCGGGGGCGTGCGTACCACCGAGGCCTTCAGCTCCACCAACCGGTGGGAGTCGCTGGACACTGACGCCGAGAACGGCTGCATCCACTCCGTGGAGCACGCCTACACCACCGAGGGCGGCCTGGCCGTGCTCAAGGGCAACTTGGCCCCCGACGGCTGCATCGTGAAGACCGCCGGCGTCCCCGAGCACCAGTGGCAGTTCAGCGGCCCCGCGAAGGTGGCCGAGAGTCAGGACGAGGCCGTCGAGATGATCCTGGGCGGCAAGATCGTCGAGGGTGACGTGGTGGTGGTGCGCTACGAGGGCCCCAAGGGCGGCCCCGGCATGCAGGAGATGCTCTACCCGACCTCCTACCTCAAGGGCGTGGGGCTGGGCCCCAAGTGCGCGCTGATCACCGACGGGCGTTTCTCGGGTGGCTCGTCGGGCCTCAGTGTCGGGCACGTCAGCCCGGAGGCGGCCAGCGGCGGCGCCATCGGTCTGGTGCGTGACGGCGACATCATCAGCTTCGACATTCCCAACCGCAGCGTCACCGTCGAGGTGAGCGACGCGGAGCTCGCCTCCCGTCGCCAGGAGCAGGACCAGGCCGGCTGGCAGCCGAAGGACCGGGACCGTCAGGTCTCCGCGGCGCTGAAGATCTTCGCGAAGTTCGCGCAGAGCGCGGACAAGGGCGCCGCCCGCAAGGTGGACTGA
- a CDS encoding CHAD domain-containing protein yields the protein MRRGTEEHAWQEVEVELTPAGHEGDLDAISRALEAQGAQAQPATSKLVQALGSLLTQRTEDQPRSAAQVIGDYLATQVGMVQAMEPEVRADAPDAVHKLRVACRRLRSVLRVYRALMDAERTEPLRTELKWLGEVLGGPRDAEVLRERLHEGLDLMPDEGILGPVRERLATELDARHAAAHAAMVAALDEERYAGLLEALTCLLTDPPFLPGAERPARQVLPRHLDRATRRVSMRWAAACAAKRPEKMELAHEARKKAKASRYAWEAAIPALPNAERAAAAWKQVTESLGVAQDTVVSRARLLELTAAAGEAGEPTFTYGVLYGRELAHQDDARGVADRAVRIARRASRTH from the coding sequence GTGCGCCGCGGCACCGAGGAGCACGCCTGGCAGGAGGTGGAGGTGGAACTCACACCCGCCGGGCACGAGGGGGACCTCGACGCGATTTCCCGGGCCCTGGAGGCCCAGGGCGCCCAGGCACAGCCAGCCACCTCGAAGCTGGTGCAGGCGCTTGGCAGCCTCTTGACACAGCGCACGGAGGACCAGCCCCGGAGCGCCGCCCAGGTGATCGGGGACTACCTCGCCACGCAGGTGGGCATGGTCCAGGCGATGGAGCCGGAGGTGCGCGCGGACGCCCCCGACGCCGTGCACAAGCTGCGGGTGGCCTGCCGTCGGCTGCGCAGTGTCCTACGTGTCTATCGCGCCCTGATGGATGCCGAACGCACCGAGCCGCTGCGAACCGAACTGAAGTGGCTGGGAGAGGTGCTCGGAGGGCCCCGCGACGCCGAAGTCCTCCGCGAACGCCTGCACGAAGGGCTGGACCTGATGCCCGACGAGGGCATCCTCGGCCCCGTGCGCGAGCGGTTGGCCACCGAGCTCGACGCCCGTCATGCGGCCGCGCACGCCGCCATGGTCGCGGCCCTGGACGAGGAACGGTACGCGGGGCTGCTGGAAGCCCTGACGTGCCTGCTGACGGACCCGCCCTTCCTGCCGGGGGCGGAGCGTCCGGCCCGGCAGGTGCTGCCCCGCCATCTGGACCGCGCCACCCGCCGGGTCTCCATGCGCTGGGCCGCGGCGTGCGCGGCGAAGCGCCCGGAGAAGATGGAGTTGGCGCACGAGGCTCGCAAGAAGGCCAAGGCCTCGCGCTATGCGTGGGAGGCTGCCATCCCGGCACTCCCGAACGCGGAGCGGGCGGCGGCCGCCTGGAAGCAGGTCACCGAGTCACTGGGTGTCGCGCAGGACACCGTCGTCTCCCGGGCACGTCTGCTGGAACTGACCGCCGCCGCCGGGGAGGCCGGGGAGCCCACCTTCACCTACGGTGTGCTCTACGGGCGTGAGCTGGCCCACCAGGACGACGCCCGTGGGGTGGCGGACCGTGCCGTGCGGATTGCCCGACGGGCATCGCGCACCCACTGA
- a CDS encoding FUSC family protein, with protein sequence MPVAPLPRRDDVLLVNPVEGAHRVGLRAGISVLVPLLLLVATGHAAWVPYASFGAFTSLYGRNQPHLVRLQMQASIALCLTAAVVTGVVVGLVPGALWLQVLTAPVIAATGQVVAKAHSYHPPGPLFLIFAFGAISSMPHTVADLAPAVLVTSATALFCLAVGIAGGLRHPRAALAGAHWLPLHFQANWQPLWMALAVLISGALAVLLGIGHPYWAMVSAIAPLSAPDVTQQITRGIHRTIGTTGGIVTSWMLLALHLERAAAVLVVAALQFGAEMLVGRNYALALLCITPLALMMGQLVHPQPIAPLLVDRLIETVIGSTVGMGLVLLGHHLRERRNDEVAERLEELRASREG encoded by the coding sequence GTGCCCGTAGCCCCCTTGCCCCGCCGTGACGACGTGCTGCTGGTCAACCCCGTGGAGGGGGCGCACCGCGTCGGCCTGCGGGCAGGGATCAGCGTCCTGGTGCCCCTGCTGCTGCTCGTCGCCACCGGTCACGCAGCCTGGGTTCCCTACGCCAGCTTCGGGGCCTTCACCTCCCTGTACGGACGCAACCAGCCACACCTGGTGCGGCTGCAGATGCAGGCCTCCATCGCCCTCTGTCTGACGGCAGCCGTAGTCACCGGCGTCGTGGTGGGACTGGTCCCCGGTGCCCTGTGGCTGCAGGTGCTGACCGCCCCGGTGATCGCCGCGACGGGCCAGGTGGTTGCCAAGGCCCACTCCTACCATCCACCGGGCCCGCTCTTCCTGATCTTCGCCTTCGGCGCCATTTCGTCGATGCCGCACACCGTGGCCGACCTCGCCCCCGCCGTCCTGGTGACCTCGGCCACCGCCCTGTTCTGCCTGGCCGTCGGCATCGCGGGCGGCCTGCGCCACCCGCGCGCCGCCCTGGCCGGGGCACACTGGCTCCCCCTGCACTTCCAGGCCAACTGGCAGCCGCTGTGGATGGCGCTGGCCGTCTTGATCTCCGGCGCCCTGGCCGTCCTGCTCGGGATCGGACACCCCTACTGGGCCATGGTCTCCGCCATCGCGCCGCTGTCCGCGCCAGATGTCACCCAGCAGATCACCCGCGGCATCCACCGCACGATCGGCACGACGGGCGGCATCGTCACCTCATGGATGCTGCTGGCCCTGCACCTGGAACGAGCGGCGGCCGTCCTGGTGGTGGCGGCCCTCCAGTTCGGAGCCGAGATGCTGGTGGGCCGCAACTACGCCCTGGCGCTGCTGTGCATCACGCCCCTGGCCTTGATGATGGGCCAGCTGGTGCATCCCCAACCCATCGCACCCCTGCTGGTGGACCGGCTGATCGAGACCGTCATCGGTTCCACGGTGGGGATGGGTCTGGTCCTCCTGGGTCACCACCTGCGCGAGCGTCGCAATGACGAGGTCGCGGAGCGGCTGGAGGAGCTGCGCGCCAGCCGGGAGGGCTGA
- the thiM gene encoding hydroxyethylthiazole kinase, with product MSGPGAVVRGVRGREPLVHCLTAAVSMNLVADALLAAGARPMMTETLDEAPFVVRRADALLANLGTLSTDGRGGIPATVEVARELGVPWVLDPAAIGPSPVRVDLARQLLALGPSVVRANASEVLVLAGDSTGGRGADSTADPAEALAAARTIAARYGTVVAISGAQDVITDGRREVRVSNGHPLLTRVTGTGCTLGALTAACCSVASPLDAAVAATVWLGVVGERAARSCPRPGSFKVELVDQLFELDGDEVERGASVS from the coding sequence GTGAGCGGCCCCGGGGCCGTGGTGCGCGGCGTGCGCGGCCGGGAACCTCTGGTGCACTGCCTCACGGCGGCGGTCAGCATGAACCTGGTGGCCGACGCGCTGTTGGCGGCGGGGGCGCGCCCGATGATGACCGAGACCCTCGACGAGGCGCCCTTCGTGGTGCGCCGCGCCGATGCCCTGCTGGCAAACCTCGGCACGCTGAGCACCGACGGCAGGGGCGGGATCCCCGCCACGGTGGAGGTGGCGCGTGAACTGGGGGTGCCATGGGTCCTGGACCCGGCCGCCATCGGGCCCAGCCCGGTGCGGGTGGACCTGGCCCGCCAGCTGCTGGCCCTTGGGCCGAGCGTCGTGCGGGCCAATGCCTCGGAGGTGCTGGTCCTGGCCGGGGACTCGACGGGTGGCAGGGGAGCCGACTCCACCGCGGACCCGGCCGAGGCCCTGGCCGCGGCCCGGACGATCGCGGCTCGGTACGGCACCGTGGTGGCCATCTCCGGTGCCCAGGACGTGATCACCGACGGCCGCCGTGAGGTCCGGGTCAGCAACGGGCACCCGCTGTTGACCCGGGTCACCGGCACGGGCTGCACCCTGGGCGCCCTGACGGCGGCCTGCTGCAGCGTCGCCAGTCCGCTGGATGCCGCCGTCGCGGCGACGGTGTGGCTCGGCGTGGTGGGGGAGCGGGCGGCGCGATCCTGCCCCCGGCCGGGATCCTTCAAGGTGGAACTGGTGGACCAGCTCTTCGAGCTGGACGGCGACGAGGTGGAACGAGGAGCGAGCGTCTCATGA